One Miscanthus floridulus cultivar M001 chromosome 11, ASM1932011v1, whole genome shotgun sequence DNA window includes the following coding sequences:
- the LOC136493933 gene encoding AP2-like ethylene-responsive transcription factor AIL5, whose translation MDTSHHYPWLNFSLAHHCDLEEEERGAAAELAAIAGAAPPPKLEDFLGGGVINGESASGPVAAPSEATAPAEMYDSDLKFIAAAGFLSGGSAGAAATSPVSSLDQADHKLALPAAAAVSPAPEQRKAVDSFGQRTSIYRGVTRHRWTGRYEAHLWDNSCRREGRSRKGRQVYLGGYDKEEKAARAYDLAALKYWGSSTTTNFPVAEYEKELEEMKTMTRQEFVASLRRKSSGFSRGASIYRGVTRHHQHGRWQARIGRVAGNKDLYLGTFSTEEEAAEAYDIAAIKFRGLNAVTNFEVSRYNVESIMSSNIPMGSMSAGGRSNKALESPPSGSPDAMPIESSTVPLFAALPVKYDQQQQDYLSMLALQHHQQGNLQGLGFDLYSSGVNLDFANSHSTASSMAHCYANGTASSHEQQHQHHQQLQDQQQCENETQHSSNSCSSLPFATPIAFNGSYESSMTAGPFGYSYPNVAAFQTPIYGME comes from the exons ATGGACACCTCGCACCACTATCCATGGCTCAACTTCTCCCTCGCTCACCACT GTGATctcgaggaggaggagaggggcgcAGCCGCCGAGCTGGCCGCGATAGccggcgccgcgccgccgccgaagCTGGAGGACTTCCTCGGCGGAGGCGTCATCAACGGAGAGAGCGCCAGCGGTCCAGTGGCCGCGCCCTCGGAGGCGACGGCGCCCGCGGAGATGTACGACTCGGACCTTAAGTTCATAGCCGCCGCCGGGTTCCTGAGTGGCGGCTCGGCTGGAGCGGCGGCGACGTCGCCGGTGTCCTCCCTCGACCAGGCCGACCACAAGCTGGCCCTGCCTGCCGCAGCGGCGGTGTCGCCGGCGCCGGAACAGAGGAAGGCCGTCGACTCTTTTGGGCAGCGCACGTCCATCTACCGCGGTGTCACACG GCACCGGTGGACTGGCAGGTACGAGGCACATCTGTGGGACAACAGCTGCCGGCGTGAAGGGCGGAGCCGCAAGGGCCGCCAAG TATATTTGG GTGGCTATGATAAGGAGGAGAAGGCCGCCAGGGCTTATGATCTGGCGGCATTGAAATACTGGGGTTCTAGCACCACCACCAACTTTCCT GTTGCTGAGTATGAAAAGGAGCTCGAGGAGATGAAGACCATGACTCGGCAAGAGTTTGTTGCTTCCCTTCGAAG GAAGAGTAGTGGATTCTCTAGGGGTGCTTCTATTTACAGAGGTGTAACCAG ACATCACCAGCATGGGCGGTGGCAAGCAAGGATCGGAAGGGTTGCCGGTAACAAGGACCTCTACCTTGGAACATTCA GCACCGAGGAGGAAGCTGCAGAGGCCTATGACATAGCGGCCATCAAGTTCAGAGGCCTGAACGCCGTTACAAACTTTGAGGTCAGCCGGTATAACGTTGAGAGCATAATGAGCAGCAACATTCCAATGGGGAGCATGTCGGCTGGTGGCCGGAGCAACAAGGCACTGGAATCCCCTCCATCGGGCTCACCTGACGCCATGCCCATCGAATCCAGCACAGTGCCACTGTTTGCTGCGCTTCCGGTGAAGTATGACCAGCAGCAGCAGGACTACCTGTCGATGCTCGCGTTGCAGCACCACCAGCAAGGGAACCTGCAGGGGCTAGGGTTCGACCTCTACTCCTCCGGAGTGAACCTGGATTTTGCAAACTCCCATAGCACTGCTTCGTCGATGGCCCACTGCTACGCCAATGGCACGGCCTCCTCACAtgagcagcagcaccagcaccatcAACAGCTGCAAGATCAGCAGCAGTGTGAGAATGAGACGCAACATAGCTCCAACAGCTGCTCCTCCCTACCATTCGCCACACCAATCGCTTTCAATGGGTCCTATGAAAGCTCCATGACGGCAGGCCCCTTTGGATACTCCTACCCAAATGTGGCAGCCTTTCAGACGCCGATCTATGGAATGGAATGA